In one window of Erinaceus europaeus chromosome 17, mEriEur2.1, whole genome shotgun sequence DNA:
- the RIN1 gene encoding ras and Rab interactor 1 isoform X2 has product MSWPAQDPLYDVPDAGGGTAGGPQRPGRTVSLRERLLLTRPVWLQLQANAAAALHTLRTEPPGTFLVRKSNTHQCQVLCVRLPEASSPSFVSSHYILEGTGGISLEGSELRFPDLVQLICTSCHDRDVLPLRLQLPRAIRQAATHKELEAISHLGAEFWSSSLHTKARPGAEEGPLLPRLKPRPPQELDQGSGAALCFFNPLFPGDLGPARREKFKRSFKVCVSTETSSPLSPPAVPPPPVPAPPPGAAPSPAARGRPRQLLRRESSAGYRVPAGLPPLPSLQEVDCGSPSSSEEEAGGPGVRGSPASSPPLGRRRPLLRSLSAAVCSLLAPERQVGRAVAELVRDRHTAAGQLVQDLLTQVRAGPQPRELQGVREVLSQARAMLSAELGPEKLLPPERLELVLEKSLHRSVLKPLRPVLLARLRRRLCADGSLGRLTEGLRRARTQGAAAFGAPVSLPSPAQVEQVRQRLLQLHRSYSPSAQVRRLLQACKLLYTCLRAQAGEGAGADAFLPLLSLVLAHCDLPELLPEAEYMSELLEPALLTGEGGYYLTSLSASLALLSGLDQTQTLALSPAQELQRALRLWEQRHVPASPGSQHLLRVAYQDPSSGCTSKTLAVPPGASMASLAQLCATKFRVAQPDTFGLFLYKEQAYHRLSPAALAHGLPAASYLVYRRRAETPGASPGAAPQEGREEPQAGARGGVEWDPGDGSVQVKSSPGDNRGESEARAKGAEEAEEAEGQDRRPPAQHRGPETGGTQAAEE; this is encoded by the exons ATGTCCTG GCCAGCCCAGGACCCTCTGTACGACGTGCCAGATGCTGGAGGGGGAACGGCGGGGGGCCCCCAGCGACCGGGGCGCACAGTGAGCCTGCGGGAGCGCCTCCTCCTCACCCGGCCCGTGTGGCTGCAGCTCCAGGCTAACGCAGCGGCCGCCCTGCACACGCTGCGGACGGAGCCCCCGGGG ACGTTCCTGGTGCGCAAGTCCAACACCCACCAGTGCCAAGTGCTGTGCGTGCGGCTGCCCGAGGCCAGCAGCCCCTCCTTTGTCTCCAGCCACTACATCCTGGAGGGCACAGGGG GCATCTCCTTGGAGGGCTCAGAGCTCAGGTTCCCAGACCTAGTCCAGCTCATCTGCACCTCCTGCCATGACCG GGACGTCCTCCCCCTCCGGCTCCAGCTCCCCAGAGCCATCCGCCAGGCAGCCACCCACAAGGAGCTGGAAGCCATCTCTCATCTGGGCGCCG aGTTCTGGAGCTCGTCCCTGCACACTAAGGCCCGGCCGGGCGCGGAGGAAGGCCCACTGCTGCCCCGACTGAAGCCGCGGCCCCCCCAGGAGCTGGACCAGGGCTCGGGGGCCGCCCTGTGCTTCTTCAACCCCCTGTTCCCAGGCGACCTGGGCCCCGCCCGGCGCGAGAAGTTCAAAAGGAGCTTCAAAGTGTGCGTGTCCACCGAGACCTCCAGCCCCCTGTCCCCGCCCGCGGTGCCACCGCCCCCGGTGCCCGCGCCGCCGCCCGGcgcagcccccagccccgccGCCAGGGGGCGCCCGCGCCAGCTGCTGCGCCGGGAGAGCTCGGCCGGATACCGGGTGCCTGCGGGCCTCCCGCCCctgccctccctgcaggaggTGGACTGCGGCTCCCCCAGCAGCTCGGAGGAGGAAGCGGGGGGCCCGGGGGTCCGGGGGAGCCCCGCCAGCTCGCCGCCCCTGGGCCGCCGCCGCCCGCTGCTCCGCTCCCTGAGCGCCGCCGTCTGCTCGCTGCTGGCGCCCGAGCGGCAGGTGGGCCGGGCGGTCGCGGAGCTGGTGCGGGACAGACACACGGCCGCCGGCCAGCTGGTGCAGGACCTGCTGACCCAGGTGCGCGCTGGCCCCCAGCCCCGGGAGCTGCAGGGGGTCCGCGAGGTGCTGAGCCAGGCCCGGGCCATGCTGAGCGCCGAGCTGGGCCCCGAGAAGCTGCTGCCCCCCGAGAGGCTTG AGCTCGTGCTGGAGAAGTCCCTGCACCGCTCGGTGCTCAAGCCCCTGCGGCCTGTCCTGTTGGCCCGTCTGCGGCGCCGGCTCTGCGCCGATGGCTCCCTGGGCCGCCTGACTGAGGGGCTCCGCAGGGCTCGCACCCAGGGCGCTGCGGCCTTTGGGGCGCCCGTGAGCCTGCCCTCACCTGCCCAGGTGGAGCAGGTGCGCCAAAGGCTGCTGCAGCTGCATCGCTCCTATTCCCCCAGCGCCCAGGTCCGACGGCTCCTGCAGGCCTGCAAGCTGCTCTACACCTGCCTGAGGGCCCAGGCGG GGGAAGGTGCTGGGGCGGACGCGTTTCTCCCACTGCTGAGCCTGGTCCTGGCGCACTGTGACCTGCCGGAGCTACTGCCCGAGGCCGAGTACATGTCGGAGCTGCTGGAGCCCGCCCTGCTCACCGGGGAGG GCGGCTACTACCTGACCAGCCTGTCAGCCAGCCTGGCCCTGCTGAGTGGCCTGGACCAGACCCAGACCCTGGCCCTCAGCCCCGCGCAGGAGCTGCAGCGGGCCCTCCGCCTCTGGGAGCAGCGCCATGTACCCGCCAGCCCAGGCTCCCag CATCTGCTCCGAGTGGCCTATCAGGACCCCAGCAGCGGCTGCACCTCCAAGACCCTGGCTGTGCCCCCTGGCGCCTCGATGGCCAGCCTGGCCCAGCTCTGCGCCACCAAGTTCCGGGTGGCCCAGCCAGACACTTTCGGTCTCTTCCTGTACAAGGAGCAGGCCTACCACCGcctgtcacctgcagccctggcacACGGGCTGCCAGCAGCCAGCTATCTGGTCTACCGCCGCCGGGCTGAGACCCCAGGGGCCTCCCCTGGGGCTGCTCCCCAAGAGGGCAGGGAGGAGCCACAGGCTGGGGCCAGGGGTGGGGTGGAATGGGACCCAGGAGATGGCAGTGTGCAGGTCAAAAGCAGCCCCGGGGATAACAGAGGAGAATCTGAAGCAAGAGCTAAGGGGGCAGAGGAGGCTGAGGAAGCTGAGGGCCAAGATAGGAGACCCCCTGCCCAGCACAGGGGGCCAGAGACTGGGGGGACCCAGGCAGCAGAGGAGTAG
- the RIN1 gene encoding ras and Rab interactor 1 isoform X1, which produces MASPRGSGAGPPRGAPNPASLPPEKPAQDPLYDVPDAGGGTAGGPQRPGRTVSLRERLLLTRPVWLQLQANAAAALHTLRTEPPGTFLVRKSNTHQCQVLCVRLPEASSPSFVSSHYILEGTGGISLEGSELRFPDLVQLICTSCHDRDVLPLRLQLPRAIRQAATHKELEAISHLGAEFWSSSLHTKARPGAEEGPLLPRLKPRPPQELDQGSGAALCFFNPLFPGDLGPARREKFKRSFKVCVSTETSSPLSPPAVPPPPVPAPPPGAAPSPAARGRPRQLLRRESSAGYRVPAGLPPLPSLQEVDCGSPSSSEEEAGGPGVRGSPASSPPLGRRRPLLRSLSAAVCSLLAPERQVGRAVAELVRDRHTAAGQLVQDLLTQVRAGPQPRELQGVREVLSQARAMLSAELGPEKLLPPERLELVLEKSLHRSVLKPLRPVLLARLRRRLCADGSLGRLTEGLRRARTQGAAAFGAPVSLPSPAQVEQVRQRLLQLHRSYSPSAQVRRLLQACKLLYTCLRAQAGEGAGADAFLPLLSLVLAHCDLPELLPEAEYMSELLEPALLTGEGGYYLTSLSASLALLSGLDQTQTLALSPAQELQRALRLWEQRHVPASPGSQHLLRVAYQDPSSGCTSKTLAVPPGASMASLAQLCATKFRVAQPDTFGLFLYKEQAYHRLSPAALAHGLPAASYLVYRRRAETPGASPGAAPQEGREEPQAGARGGVEWDPGDGSVQVKSSPGDNRGESEARAKGAEEAEEAEGQDRRPPAQHRGPETGGTQAAEE; this is translated from the exons ATGGCCAGCCCAAGGGGGTCAGGAGCAGGCCCTCCTAGAGGAGCCCCCAATCCGGCCAGCCTGCCTCCAGAAAA GCCAGCCCAGGACCCTCTGTACGACGTGCCAGATGCTGGAGGGGGAACGGCGGGGGGCCCCCAGCGACCGGGGCGCACAGTGAGCCTGCGGGAGCGCCTCCTCCTCACCCGGCCCGTGTGGCTGCAGCTCCAGGCTAACGCAGCGGCCGCCCTGCACACGCTGCGGACGGAGCCCCCGGGG ACGTTCCTGGTGCGCAAGTCCAACACCCACCAGTGCCAAGTGCTGTGCGTGCGGCTGCCCGAGGCCAGCAGCCCCTCCTTTGTCTCCAGCCACTACATCCTGGAGGGCACAGGGG GCATCTCCTTGGAGGGCTCAGAGCTCAGGTTCCCAGACCTAGTCCAGCTCATCTGCACCTCCTGCCATGACCG GGACGTCCTCCCCCTCCGGCTCCAGCTCCCCAGAGCCATCCGCCAGGCAGCCACCCACAAGGAGCTGGAAGCCATCTCTCATCTGGGCGCCG aGTTCTGGAGCTCGTCCCTGCACACTAAGGCCCGGCCGGGCGCGGAGGAAGGCCCACTGCTGCCCCGACTGAAGCCGCGGCCCCCCCAGGAGCTGGACCAGGGCTCGGGGGCCGCCCTGTGCTTCTTCAACCCCCTGTTCCCAGGCGACCTGGGCCCCGCCCGGCGCGAGAAGTTCAAAAGGAGCTTCAAAGTGTGCGTGTCCACCGAGACCTCCAGCCCCCTGTCCCCGCCCGCGGTGCCACCGCCCCCGGTGCCCGCGCCGCCGCCCGGcgcagcccccagccccgccGCCAGGGGGCGCCCGCGCCAGCTGCTGCGCCGGGAGAGCTCGGCCGGATACCGGGTGCCTGCGGGCCTCCCGCCCctgccctccctgcaggaggTGGACTGCGGCTCCCCCAGCAGCTCGGAGGAGGAAGCGGGGGGCCCGGGGGTCCGGGGGAGCCCCGCCAGCTCGCCGCCCCTGGGCCGCCGCCGCCCGCTGCTCCGCTCCCTGAGCGCCGCCGTCTGCTCGCTGCTGGCGCCCGAGCGGCAGGTGGGCCGGGCGGTCGCGGAGCTGGTGCGGGACAGACACACGGCCGCCGGCCAGCTGGTGCAGGACCTGCTGACCCAGGTGCGCGCTGGCCCCCAGCCCCGGGAGCTGCAGGGGGTCCGCGAGGTGCTGAGCCAGGCCCGGGCCATGCTGAGCGCCGAGCTGGGCCCCGAGAAGCTGCTGCCCCCCGAGAGGCTTG AGCTCGTGCTGGAGAAGTCCCTGCACCGCTCGGTGCTCAAGCCCCTGCGGCCTGTCCTGTTGGCCCGTCTGCGGCGCCGGCTCTGCGCCGATGGCTCCCTGGGCCGCCTGACTGAGGGGCTCCGCAGGGCTCGCACCCAGGGCGCTGCGGCCTTTGGGGCGCCCGTGAGCCTGCCCTCACCTGCCCAGGTGGAGCAGGTGCGCCAAAGGCTGCTGCAGCTGCATCGCTCCTATTCCCCCAGCGCCCAGGTCCGACGGCTCCTGCAGGCCTGCAAGCTGCTCTACACCTGCCTGAGGGCCCAGGCGG GGGAAGGTGCTGGGGCGGACGCGTTTCTCCCACTGCTGAGCCTGGTCCTGGCGCACTGTGACCTGCCGGAGCTACTGCCCGAGGCCGAGTACATGTCGGAGCTGCTGGAGCCCGCCCTGCTCACCGGGGAGG GCGGCTACTACCTGACCAGCCTGTCAGCCAGCCTGGCCCTGCTGAGTGGCCTGGACCAGACCCAGACCCTGGCCCTCAGCCCCGCGCAGGAGCTGCAGCGGGCCCTCCGCCTCTGGGAGCAGCGCCATGTACCCGCCAGCCCAGGCTCCCag CATCTGCTCCGAGTGGCCTATCAGGACCCCAGCAGCGGCTGCACCTCCAAGACCCTGGCTGTGCCCCCTGGCGCCTCGATGGCCAGCCTGGCCCAGCTCTGCGCCACCAAGTTCCGGGTGGCCCAGCCAGACACTTTCGGTCTCTTCCTGTACAAGGAGCAGGCCTACCACCGcctgtcacctgcagccctggcacACGGGCTGCCAGCAGCCAGCTATCTGGTCTACCGCCGCCGGGCTGAGACCCCAGGGGCCTCCCCTGGGGCTGCTCCCCAAGAGGGCAGGGAGGAGCCACAGGCTGGGGCCAGGGGTGGGGTGGAATGGGACCCAGGAGATGGCAGTGTGCAGGTCAAAAGCAGCCCCGGGGATAACAGAGGAGAATCTGAAGCAAGAGCTAAGGGGGCAGAGGAGGCTGAGGAAGCTGAGGGCCAAGATAGGAGACCCCCTGCCCAGCACAGGGGGCCAGAGACTGGGGGGACCCAGGCAGCAGAGGAGTAG
- the BRMS1 gene encoding breast cancer metastasis-suppressor 1 codes for MPMQPAGKEAEDMEAEGDSAAEMNGEEEESEEERSAGSQTESEESSSEMDDEDYERRRSECVNEMLDLEKQFSELKEKLFRERLSQLRLRLEEVGAEKAPEYTEPLGGLQRSLKIRIQVAGIYKGFCLDVIRNKYECELQGAKQHLESEKLLLYDTLHGELQERIQRLEEDRQSLALSSERWDERLHARGGSKTWDSLPPSKRKKAPLVSGPYIVYMLQEIDILEDWAAIKKARAAVSPQKRKPEGP; via the exons ATGCCCATGCAGCCCGCAGGCAAAGAGGCAGAGGACATGGAGGCCGAGGGCGACTCTGCGGCGGAGATGAACggcgaggaggaggagagtgaggaGGAGCGCAGCGCTGGCAGCCAGACGGAATCGGAGGAGAGCAGCTCAG AGATGGACGACGAAGACTATGAAAGGCGCCGCAGTGAGTGCGTCAACGAGATGCTGGACCTGGAGAAGCAGTTCTCGGAGCTGAAGGAGAA GCTGTTCAGGGAGCGGCTGAGTCAGCTGCGGCTGCGCCTGGAGGAAGTGGGGGCCGAGAAGGCACCCGAATACACAGAGCCCCTCGGGGGGCTGCAGCGGAGCCTGAAGATCCGCATTCAGGTGGCAG GGATCTACAAGGGCTTCTGCCTGGACGTGATCAGGAACAAGTACGAGTGTGAGCTGCAGGGAGCCAAGCAGCACCTGGAG AGCGAGAAGCTGCTGCTGTATGACACGCTGCACGGCGAGCTGCAGGAGCGCATCCAGCGGCTGGAGGAGGACCGCCAGAGCCTGGCCCTGAGCTCCG AGCGGTGGGATGAAAGACTGCACGCCCGAGGTGGCTCTAAGACGTGGGACTCTCTGCCGCCCAGCAAGCGGAAGAAGGCACCCCTCGTGTCCG GCCCGTACATCGTGTACATGCTGCAGGAGATTGACATCCTGGAGGACTGGGCGGCCATCAAAAAG GCTAGAGCAGCTGTGTCCCCACAGAAGAGGAAACCAGAGG GACCCTGA